ACGACAAAGATGATAAAGAGCAGGGGCATCATGACTTTCGAGGCTCTTTCAATCCCTTTTTGAACCCCACGTGATACAATAAAGATATTCAACAAGATAAAGGCAGCTTGTGCGCCAAGGGCAATGGCTGGATTTGAAATGATTGAAGTAAATAACTGAGCATAATCACCCGTTCCACCAAGTTGGAACAATTTCCTAAACTCAATACCCAGATAAACCAGAATCCAACCTCCAATGACACTGTAAAAGGAGAGAAGGATAAAGAGGGCAAAGGCACCAATCCAACCGATAAAGTTGTACTTGTTATTGTTGCCAAGTTTTCCAAAGGTTTTGATAGCGGAAACGCCAGCACTACGACCTAGGGCAAACTCAGCCAGCAGGAGCGGGAAACCGATTAAAATAGTGGAAATGAGAAAGACCAGTAAAAAGCCTCCCCCGCCATTAGCAGCAGTCATGTAGGGAAACTTCCAAACGGATCCAAGTCCGATAGCTGAGCCAGCAGATGCTAGGATAAAGCCAAGTTTCGAGCCCCATTGCGATTTTTCTGACATAGTTAAACTCCAATCTCCTTTTTTAAATAAGAAAAGGCTACTTGAGTTGTCAAATAGCCTTCTCTCAATGGCTCTTTATGAGCCTTTTGTTTGATTGATAGACTTGACTATCCTATCATGTTTTCTGATGTCTGTCAAGAAAACCATTTTCAAGTTTTCACACCTTTCTCAAAAAGTTAAAAATTTTTCGCAAAAACACTTGACTCTGACCTAAGGGGAGGGGTTATACTATGCTTGTAAGGAGGAAATCATGTACCATATAAAAGAAGCTGCGCAGCTTTCAGGTGTCTCTGTTAAGACTCTGCATCACTACGATAAGATAGGGCTCTTGGTTCCCTTAAAGTTGGAAAACGGCTATCGAACCTATAGTAAAGAGGATTTGGAACGCCTTCAGGTTATTCTGTATTATAAATATCTAGGTTTTTCTTTAGAAAAAATAGCAGAGCTGTTAAAGGAAGAAAGGGCAGATTTATTGCCCCATTTGACTAAGCAGTTGGAGTATTTGACTCGAGAAAGGCAACACCTGGATACCTTGATTTCCACCTTGAAAAAAACCATTCAAGATCAAAAAGGAGAAAGAAAAATGACTATTGAAGAAAAATTCACTGGATTTAGCTATCAAGACAATCAAAAATACCACCAAGAAGCGGTAGAAAAATATGGTCAAGAAGTCATGGATCAAGCCTTCGAACGCCAAAAAGGTCGTGAAGATGAGTCTACGGCCGCCTTTAACCAAGTTTTTCAATCCTTGGCACAAAACCTTCAAGCTGGTTTACCTGCAACAGCAATTGAAAACCAAGAGCAAGCTGTCAAGCTCTTGCAAGCCATTCGTACTTATGGATTTGACTGCTCTATTGAAGTCTTCGGACATATCGGTAAAGGCTACGTCTGCAACCCAGAGTTCAAGGAAAATATTGACAAGTTTGGATCTGGTACAGCCCAGTACACATCAGATGTCATTGCAGCTTACGTTCGAACAAATGCAGAATAAATAGGCTAGGAATTTCCGAGCCTATTTTTTACTTCAAATCATAAAGCCAGTCTTCGCCGTCTTTGTAGTAGAAGAATTCACTCAGATCCTCTTCTACAAATACACGAAGCATATCAGACATATCATTAGTAGCAAGTTTTAGATGAGATAGATTGTCAAAATCCTCCCACCAAACCTTCCCTTCGTCTGAAGACTGGAGTTCACCAGTAAAGAGTTCTGTCTTGTAAAAAAGGACAACATAACGGTAATCCTCATCATCATACCAATCTTTGATACCACAGAGTTGGGGTTTGGAAATGGTCAGACCCGTTTCTTCTCTCACTTCACGAATGACAGCATCAACAAAGGATTCGCCGCGTTCAACATGCCCGCCAGGAAAAGTAATGCCAGGCCAGTCAGGACTAACTCGGTCTTGGACCAGAACCTTGTTTCCGTATTTAATCATGCACATGTTGACAAATTCGACTGACTCTCTTCTGTTCATTTTCTTTCACTTATTTTGTTAGTAATTTTTCTACTACATTCAGTTTTCGCATGGTCAGATCAACGCCAAATAGCTTTTCAAGATAGTTGGTATTGAGCTTTTTTCGTTTTGCAGTTCTAGGGAGATAGAGGTAAAGACAATGGTTACCGATACAAATTTCTTCTTCACCGTGATCAATTTTTAATTTTTCTAAAGGGAGACTTTGAATAGATTCTTGATAAAAAATCACGTGTATACGGTCATAAAGATAGTGTTCTCCAAACGGGTTTTCTTGGACAATTTTTGTAAAATCACTTTTATTCTTGATTATCATTTTTAAGTCAGCACCAATTTTATTCTTTATTAGAGCATGAACCTGTTCTCGTATTTCTTCTAGGGTTAAGTCACTTTCAAGAATGATATTTCCACTTTGAATATAGGTTCGGACGTGTTGAAACCCAGTTTCTGTCAAAATATCTACCAAATAAGACATTTTCGGGATAGCATTTTTTCCATTAGGAGTAACGCCTCTTAGTAAAATAATATGTTCCAAAGGGCTTCCTTTCTTATTTGGTACTTATTGGATTTGAGCCTGCCACCCAGCCGGTGCAGAGGGCAGAAGTGATGTTAAAGCCACCCGTGTGGGCATTGATATCCAGTACCTCGCCTGCAAAGTGGAGACCAGGTACCAGCTTACTTTCCAGAGTTTTGGGATTGATTTCCTTGAGACTGACACCGCCTTTGGTGACAAAGGACTTGGCAAGAGACATTTTTCCAGTCACAGGGATTTTGAGAGCCTTGATGGACTGGAGAAGTTGTTCGCGTTCCTTTTCAGTCAGTTGTTTGACTTTTTCAGGATAGCCTTGCACCAAAAATTCTGCCAAGCGTTCCGGAAGCAAGGTTTTTAAAGCATTTTTCAAGGATTTTTCCCGATTCTCTTCTAGAAATGCAGCCAAGTCCTTCTCAGAAAGTTGAGGCAAAACATCGAGTGAGAGAACCTCTCCGCCCTTGACAAAGCTAGACATACGTAGGGCAGCAGGGCCGGACAAACCAAAGTGGGTAAAGAGTAGATCATGAGTGATGACATGCTTGCCATAGCTTAAGGTCACATCATCCAGCGAAATTCCCTGCAAGGCCTTATGTGGAAGATCTGTCAATAAAGGACTTTCAGCTGCCTCAAGCTCTGTAATGGTGTGCTTAAAATGACGGGCAATCTCGTGACCAAAACCAGTCGAACCAGTCGAAGGATAAGATTTGCCACCTGTTGTAACAATCAGCTTATCACAAGTGAAGCTTTGGTCTGCGGACTTAAGGACAAAATGGTCGTCTATCTTTTTAACCGAAACAATCTCTGTTTGAGTAGCAATTTGCCCACCAAGTTCAATGATTTTCTTCTCCAAGGCTTCGATAATGGTCCGAGATTTGTCAGTAGCAGGAAAGACACGGCCGTGGTCCTCAACCTTTAGTTTAACACCGTTTTCCGTGAAAAAGTTGATGATATCATGGTTATCAAACTGGGAAAAGACACTGTATAGAAAGCGTCCATTTCCAGGGATGCCAGCTAGTAGGTCATCTAGACTTCCATTGTTAGTTACATTGCAACGACCACCACCTGTACCAGCTAATTTTTTTCCGAGTTTCCGATTTTTTTCGATGAGAAGGGTTTTCTGACCATAAAAGCTACTGGAAATCGTAGCCATCATACCAGCAGGCCCTCCACCGATGACAATAGTATCAAAATGTTTCATAGATTTATTGTACCACAAAAAACAAGAGATGCTTGGCATCTCTTGTTGCTAATAATCTTAGTTGATTTCATATCCCATCAACAAACCGCTATCTTCTGCATAAAAACTGCAAAGACCAGAGGTTGGGAGAATTTTGATATTGGCTTGTGGGAAGGTTTGGATCAAGCGTTCTGACAATTGTTGACAGAATTTTTCATTGCTGCGATGCGCCATGACGATACGGCCACCAGCGTAGCCAGCTTTGATGAGTTCTTCATAGGCTGCTTGAAGGGATTTTTTGGATCCACGAGCTTTTTGGAGCAGTTCTAAGGTTCCAGTTTCACTTGCTTCCCCGACCATACGGATGTTGAGAAGACCAACAACTGTACCGATAAGTTTGCTCAAACGGCCATTTTTAACCAAGTTATCGACCTTAGCAAGGACAAAGAGCAACTTTGTTTTTTCTTGGTAGGCTGTGATAGCTTCAACAATCTCCTCATAAGAAAGTCCTTGATCAATCAATTCATTGATTTTTTCGACAATCAAGTCAACTTCCCCACCCGCAGATAAACTATCAATAACATGAATCTGAGTGTCAGGATGTTCTTCAAGGTAGATATTTTTAGCGAGCTGTGCACTATTATGGCTACCAGAAAGAGTACCAGTAATGGTAACGACAAAGATATGCTTGGCATCTTCAAATGCACGCAAGTAATCATCCGGACTAGGACAGGCAGATTTTGAAGCCTCAGAAGTTGCATACATGGTTCGCATCATGTGGTCAATGTTGAGATTGGCATCATCTATAAAGACCTGATCAGATACTTGAATGGTCAAAGGAACACTAACAAATTCAGTATCAATAGCAGGAGTTGCCAGTTGACGATAATCACAACCAGAGTCAGCTACAATCTTCCACGTCATAGAAATTCTCCATCTTTGTCACTTATACATTGACAAAGGTTCTGTCTTTTTTTACAATTATATCATGAAAGCCCTTGAAACAAAAGTACCACCTCTCTGTTGTCACAAGTAGAAAGAAATTGTTATGTATGAACGTAAAATATCCGAAAAATCTCTTGAAAATCTCAGAAAATCAAATCAAGAATCCAATTTCTTGACCAGAGAAGCGATTGAGACTGCTCTTTTGCAACTTCTAGAGAAAAAGGACTTGGCAAAGATTAGTATTTCAGAGTTGGTCAAGAGGGCAGGTGTCTCTCGCGCCGCCTTCTATCGTAACTATGACTCTAAAGAAGAGATTTTGGAAAGTGTCTTTAAACGCAGTGTCCATAATATCATGGAACAGCTCAGCCACTACGATGTTAAAACGGACCTTTATTTGGTTTGGGTTCACCTTTTCCGCGCAGCCAAGAAAGAAGCCAAGGTTATCCAACTTGCTCTGGACTATCATTTGGAAAAGATTTTTGTCCAAGCCATGCAGGAATTTCTAGAAAAATACCACGGAAAGTCAAAAGGAGTTAGCAGCTACCTTCATTCCTTTTGGAGTTCTGCCATCGTATCGGTTCTGCTCAAATGGATCAAAGATGGCATGAAGGTTCCAGCTGAAAAGATTGCAGATTTACGCTTGCCATTTTTCAAAAAATAGGGGATAAGGAGAAGACTTATGACAGAAAAAAGACTGGCTTGGGATGAGTACTTTGCAGCCCAGGCTTTACTGATTGCCAATCGTTCGACCTGCAAACGTGCCAAGGTGGGAGCTGTCCTAGTCAAGGACAATAAGGTCATTTCAACAGGCTACAATGGTTCCGTATCAGGAACGGAGCACTGTATTGACCATGAATGTTTAGTCATTGAAGGTCACTGTGTCCGAACCCTTCACGCCGAGGTCAATGCCATCTTACAAGGGGCCGAACGAGGTGTTCCCAGAGGTTTTACAGCCTATGTGACCCATTTCCCTTGTCTGAACTGCACCAAACAACTGCTACAGGTTGGTTGCAAGCGCGTGGTTTATATTAACCAGTACCGAATGGATGACTATGCCAAATACCTCTATCAAGAAAAAGGGACCGAGCTAACCCATTTACCATTAGAGACTGTTCAGACAGCTCTCCAAGAGGCAGATTTGATTTAAAAATTAATTAAAATAAATGGTTTAGACAGCTTTTTAAACCGTTTTTTGATATAATAAGAAGAATAAATTGAAAGAAGGAACTCAGAAAATGGGAAAAATTGAAGTCATTAATCATCCACTCATTCAACACAAATTGTCAATCTTGCGTCGTACAGACACTTCTACAAAAGCTTTTCGTGAGCTAGTAGATGAGATTGCAATGTTGATGGGATATGAAGTACTTCGTGATCTTCCACTTGAAGATGTGGAAATCGAAACACCAATCACAAAAACAGTTCAAAAACAATTGGCTGGTAAAAAATTGGCGATTGTCCCAATCTTGCGTGCAGGTATCGGGATGGTAGATGGTCTCTTGAATCTGGTTCCAGCAGCAAAAGTTGGACACATCGGTATGTACCGTAATGAAGAAACCCTTCAACCAGTTGAATACTTGGTGAAATTGCCTGAAGATATTGACCAACGTCAAATCTTTGTCGTTGACCCAATGCTTGCAACAGGTGGCTCAGCAATCTTGGCTGTAGATTCGCTTAAAAAACGTGGCGCATCCAATATCAAGTTTGTCTGCCTAGTATCTGCTCCAGAAGGAGTGAAAGCCCTTCAAGAAGCACACCCAGATGTAGAAATTTTTACTGCGGCCTTGGATGAACGCTTGAACGAACACGGTTATATCGTTCCAGGTCTTGGAGATGCTGGAGACCGCTTGTTCGGTACCAAATAAAATCCCAAAGTAAATATTGAAACTAGAAGTTCGTTTTTGACTTGAAAGGAGGTTGAGTTTTTGTTTCTGTTTAGAGAATAGAGCAAAAATTTGACCTTTTTTGACCAAAGAGATATAATAGTTCTGTATTGAGTCGTATGACTAAGAAAATTTAACATTAAAAGGAGAAATGAATGATTCCTGTAGTTATTGAACAAACAAGCCGTGGAGAACGTTCCTATGATATTTACTCACGTTTACTAAAAGATCGTATCATCATGTTGACTGGACCAGTTGAAGACAACATGGCCAACTCCGTTATCGCCCAATTGCTCTTCTTGGATGCCCAAGACAGTACAAAAGATATTTACCTTTATGTAAATACTCCGGGTGGTTCTGTTTCAGCTGGTTTGGCAATCGTTGATACCATGAACTTTATCAGGGCAGATGTCCAAACCATCGTGATGGGGATGGCGGCCTCAATGGGGACTATCATTGCATCAAGTGGAGCAAAAGGCAAACGTTTCATGCTTCCAAATGCAGAGTACATGATTCACCAACCAATGGGTGGTACAGGTGGTGGTACCCAACAAACCGATATGGCAATCGCTGCAGAGCACTTGCTTAAAACTCGTAAGACTTTGGAGCAAATTCTTGCAGATAACTCTGGTAAAACAGTTGAGCAAATTCATGTAGACGCAGAACGTGATTACTGGATGAGCGCCCAAGAAACACTTGAGTATGGTTTTATTGATGAAATCATGGTCAACAATTCTTTGAGCTAACCAAGCTAAAAAGCAAACTCGACGGGGTTTGCTTTTTTTGATATAATAGGAGAAGATTTCTTAGAAAGAGGATTTATCATGTTTGAAAAGGTCAATCGATCAGGATTAATCATCTATCTTTACTATAATCGGGATGCAAAGAAACTTCAGGAATACGGTGACATCTGTTACCATTCTAAGAAGCATCGTTACTTGCAGCTCTATGTTCCAACTGAGGAGTTAGATGACTTAGTAGAGAGATTAGGTAAGGAAAGATTTATCAAGAAAATTAGACGGTGTCACATTCAAGAGTTAGAAACTCCCTTCGTTGGCAATCTCTATCGAAACGAAGAAAACGTTATCATTTAAAAAAGTGAATAAAAAGGTTGACAATTTTCTGATAATTCGGTATATTCTTAACATACTATTTTGGAACAATATTATAAGGAGATAAAAAATGAAGAAAAAATTTGCCCTATCTTTTGTGGCCCTTGCTAGCGTAGCCCTTCTCGCCGCTTGTGGAGAGGTCAAATCAGGAGCCTCAAACGCTGCTGGTAACTCAGTCGATGAAAAGACAATTAAAATCGGATTTAACTTTGAAGAAACAGGTGCCGTAGCAGCCTACGGAACATCTGAACAAAAAGGAGCTCAACTTGCCGTTGATGAAATCAATGCAGCAGGTGGTATCGATGGAAAACAAATCGAAGTTGTAGACAAAGACAACAAGTCAGAAACTGCTGAAGCAGCTTCTGTTACAACGAACCTTGTAACCCAATCAAAAGTAGCAGCTATTGTAGGACCTGCAACATCTGGTGCAACTGCCGCAGCTGTAGCTAACGCTACCAAAGCTGGAGTGCCATTGATCTCACCAAGTGCTACTCAAGATGGATTGACAAAAGGTCAAGATTACCTATTTATCGGAACATTCCAAGATAGCTTCCAAGGGAAGATTATTTCTAACTATGTAACAAACAAGTTGAATGCTAAGAAGGTTGTTCTTTATACTGACAATGCTAGTGACTATGCTAAAGGTATTGCTAAATCTTTCCGTGAAGCCTACAAGGGTGAGATTGTAGCAGATGAAACGTTTGTAGCAGGTGATACAGACTTTCAAGCAGCCCTTACTAAAATGAAAGGGAAAGACTTTGACGCTATCGTTGTTCCAGGTTACTACACAGAAGCAGGTAAAATTGTAAACCAAGCTCGTGGTATGGGAATTGATAAACCAATCGTTGGTGGTGATGGATTTAACGGTGAAGAATTTGTTCAACAAGCAACAGCTGAAAAAGCATCAAACATTTACTTCATCTCAGGATTCTCAACTACAGTTGATGTTTCTGAAAAAGCTAAAGCCTTCCTTGAGGCATATCGTGCTAAATACAATGAAGAACCTTCAACCTTCTCAGCCTTGGCTTATGACTCAGTTTACCTAGTAGCCAATGCTGCAAAAGGTGCTAAAAACTCAGGTGAAATCAAGGATAACCTTGCTAAAACAAAAGATTTTGATGGTGTAACTGGTCAAACGAGCTTTGATGCTGACCACAATACAGTGAAAACTGCTTACATGATGACCATGAACAATGGTAAAGTAGAAGCAGCAGAAGTTGTAAAACCATGACATTAGAATAGTACTTGGAATGGGGAATGAGCCGTTGACTCACTCCCTGTTTCGGTGTTTATGAACTTGTGAAAATGATGAAAATTTTCTAAAAAATAACAATAGAAAAGAGTGAATGCTATGCTCCAACAGCTTGTGAATGGTTTAATTCTGGGTAGTGTTTATGCACTTTTGGCTCTGGGTTATACCATGGTTTATGGAATTATCAAACTCATCAACTTCGCCCATGGTGATATCTATATGATAGGTGCCTTTATTGGTTACTTTTTGATTAATTCCTTCCAAATGGATTTCTTTTTAGCTTTGATTATTTCAATGGCAGGAACCGCACTACTTGGTGTTGTAATTGAATTTCTTGCCTACCGTCCTTTGCGACACTCTACACGTATTGCCGTATTGATTACTGCCATCGGAGTGTCCTTCTTACTAGAATACGGAATGGTTTATCTAGTAGGTGCCAATACTCGCGCCTTTCCTCAAGTCATTCAAACAGTTCGCTATGATTTTGGGCCAATTAGCTTGACAAATGTTCAATTGATGATTTTAGCAGTTTCTATATTGTTAATGGTTCTATTGCAATTGATCGTCCAAAAAACAAAAATGGGGAAAGCCATGCGTGCGGTATCCGTAGATAGCGATGCAGCTCAATTGATGGGAATTAATGTAAATCGAACAATCAGCTTTACCTTTGCTTTGGGTTCAGCTCTTGCTGGTGCAGCAGGTGTCCTCATTGCCCTTTACTACAACTCTCTTGACCCTTTGATGGGTGTGACTCCAGGTCTAAAATCATTCGTTGCAGCTGTACTCGGTGGTATCGGGATTATTCCTGGTGCGGCTCTTGGTGGCTTTGTAATTGGTCTATTGGAAACCTTTGCGACAGCCTTTGGGATGTCAGACTTCCGTGATGCCATTGTTTATGGAATCTTGTTGTTAATTTTGATTGTCCGCCCTGCAGGTATCCTTGGTAAGAATGTGAAAGAGAAGGTGTAAACAATGAAGACAAATCTTAAAGTAAATATTCTCTGGTTATTCCTTCTATTAGCGGGTTATGGATTGATTAGTGTACTAGTTTCTGCTGGTGTTCTCAATCTATTCCATGTCCAAATTTTAGAACAAATTGGGATTAATATCATCCTTGCAGTAGGTTTGAACTTAATTGTTGGTTTTTCAGGACAATTCTCACTTGGACATGCTGGTTTTATGGCGATTGGGGCTTATGCAGCAGCGATTATTGGCTCAAAATCACCAACCTATGGTGCTTTCTTTGGAGCAATGGTCTTGGGAGCCTTGATTTCTGGTGCAGTAGCTTTGCTCGTTGGAATTCCAACTCTACGCTTGAAGGGGGACTATCTGGCCGTCGCGACACTAGGTGTTTCAGAAATCATTCGTATCTTTATCATTAATGGTGGAAGTTTGACCAACGGTGCTGCTGGTATCTTGGGTATCCCTAACTTCACAACTTGGCAAATGGTTTACCTTTTTGTGATTATCACAACTATTGCAACCCTCAACTTCTTACGTAGTCCGATTGGACGCTCTACTCTATCTGTTCGTGAGGATGAGATTGCTGCGGAGTCTGTTGGGGTAAATACCACAAAGATCAAAATAATCGCTTTTGTCTTTGGTGCCATTACAGCAAGTATTGCTGGTTCACTTCAGGCTGGTTTTATCGGATCTGTTGTACCAAAAGATTACACCTTTATTAATTCTATCAATGTGTTGATTATCGTAGTATTTGGTGGACTTGGTTCTATTACAGGTACGATCGTTTCTGCGATTGTTTTGGGAATTTTAAATATGCTCCTTCAAGATGTGGCTAGCGTACGTATGATCATATATGCTTTAGCTCTTGTATTGGTGATGATTTTCAGACCAGGTGGACTTCTTGGAACATGGGAATTGAGTCTATCACGTTTCTTTAAAAAATCTAAGAAGGAGGGACAAAACTAATGGCATTACTTGAAGTTAAACAGTTAACCAAACATTTTGGCGGTCTAACAGCTGTTGGAGATGTCACTCTTGAATTGAACGAGGGAGAATTGGTTGGTCTGATTGGACCAAACGGGGCTGGTAAAACAACCCTTTTCAATCTCTTGACCGGTGTTTATGAACCAAGCGAAGGTACTGTCACATTAGATGGTCACCTCCTAAATGGGAAAACTCCCTATAAGATTGCGTCACTTGGTCTCAGTCGTACTTTCCAAAATATTCGTTTGTTCAAGGACTTGACAGTTTTGGAAAATGTTTTGATTGCATTTAGCAATCATCATAAACAACATGTCCTTGCGAGCTTCCTACGCCTACCAGCTTTTTATAAGAATGAGGAAGAATTAAAAAGCAAAGCTTTGGACTTGCTGAAGATTTTTGATTTGGATGGCGACGCAGATACTCTTGCTAAGAATCTGGCCTATGGCCAACAACGTCGATTAGAAATCGTTCGTGCTCTGGCAACTGAACCTAAAATCCTCTTTTTGGATGAACCGGCAGCTGGGATGAATCCTCAAGAAACAGCTGAATTGACAGAACTGATTCGCCGTATCAAAGACGAATTTAAAATTACCATCATGCTCATCGAACACG
This genomic interval from Streptococcus oralis subsp. tigurinus contains the following:
- a CDS encoding DUF1697 domain-containing protein — its product is MEHIILLRGVTPNGKNAIPKMSYLVDILTETGFQHVRTYIQSGNIILESDLTLEEIREQVHALIKNKIGADLKMIIKNKSDFTKIVQENPFGEHYLYDRIHVIFYQESIQSLPLEKLKIDHGEEEICIGNHCLYLYLPRTAKRKKLNTNYLEKLFGVDLTMRKLNVVEKLLTK
- the upp gene encoding uracil phosphoribosyltransferase, which encodes MGKIEVINHPLIQHKLSILRRTDTSTKAFRELVDEIAMLMGYEVLRDLPLEDVEIETPITKTVQKQLAGKKLAIVPILRAGIGMVDGLLNLVPAAKVGHIGMYRNEETLQPVEYLVKLPEDIDQRQIFVVDPMLATGGSAILAVDSLKKRGASNIKFVCLVSAPEGVKALQEAHPDVEIFTAALDERLNEHGYIVPGLGDAGDRLFGTK
- a CDS encoding branched-chain amino acid ABC transporter permease, with the protein product MLQQLVNGLILGSVYALLALGYTMVYGIIKLINFAHGDIYMIGAFIGYFLINSFQMDFFLALIISMAGTALLGVVIEFLAYRPLRHSTRIAVLITAIGVSFLLEYGMVYLVGANTRAFPQVIQTVRYDFGPISLTNVQLMILAVSILLMVLLQLIVQKTKMGKAMRAVSVDSDAAQLMGINVNRTISFTFALGSALAGAAGVLIALYYNSLDPLMGVTPGLKSFVAAVLGGIGIIPGAALGGFVIGLLETFATAFGMSDFRDAIVYGILLLILIVRPAGILGKNVKEKV
- a CDS encoding deoxycytidylate deaminase — translated: MTEKRLAWDEYFAAQALLIANRSTCKRAKVGAVLVKDNKVISTGYNGSVSGTEHCIDHECLVIEGHCVRTLHAEVNAILQGAERGVPRGFTAYVTHFPCLNCTKQLLQVGCKRVVYINQYRMDDYAKYLYQEKGTELTHLPLETVQTALQEADLI
- a CDS encoding DegV family protein encodes the protein MTWKIVADSGCDYRQLATPAIDTEFVSVPLTIQVSDQVFIDDANLNIDHMMRTMYATSEASKSACPSPDDYLRAFEDAKHIFVVTITGTLSGSHNSAQLAKNIYLEEHPDTQIHVIDSLSAGGEVDLIVEKINELIDQGLSYEEIVEAITAYQEKTKLLFVLAKVDNLVKNGRLSKLIGTVVGLLNIRMVGEASETGTLELLQKARGSKKSLQAAYEELIKAGYAGGRIVMAHRSNEKFCQQLSERLIQTFPQANIKILPTSGLCSFYAEDSGLLMGYEIN
- a CDS encoding 8-oxo-dGTP diphosphatase; protein product: MNRRESVEFVNMCMIKYGNKVLVQDRVSPDWPGITFPGGHVERGESFVDAVIREVREETGLTISKPQLCGIKDWYDDEDYRYVVLFYKTELFTGELQSSDEGKVWWEDFDNLSHLKLATNDMSDMLRVFVEEDLSEFFYYKDGEDWLYDLK
- a CDS encoding TetR/AcrR family transcriptional regulator, encoding MYERKISEKSLENLRKSNQESNFLTREAIETALLQLLEKKDLAKISISELVKRAGVSRAAFYRNYDSKEEILESVFKRSVHNIMEQLSHYDVKTDLYLVWVHLFRAAKKEAKVIQLALDYHLEKIFVQAMQEFLEKYHGKSKGVSSYLHSFWSSAIVSVLLKWIKDGMKVPAEKIADLRLPFFKK
- a CDS encoding MerR family transcriptional regulator, whose protein sequence is MYHIKEAAQLSGVSVKTLHHYDKIGLLVPLKLENGYRTYSKEDLERLQVILYYKYLGFSLEKIAELLKEERADLLPHLTKQLEYLTRERQHLDTLISTLKKTIQDQKGERKMTIEEKFTGFSYQDNQKYHQEAVEKYGQEVMDQAFERQKGREDESTAAFNQVFQSLAQNLQAGLPATAIENQEQAVKLLQAIRTYGFDCSIEVFGHIGKGYVCNPEFKENIDKFGSGTAQYTSDVIAAYVRTNAE
- a CDS encoding branched-chain amino acid ABC transporter permease, translated to MKTNLKVNILWLFLLLAGYGLISVLVSAGVLNLFHVQILEQIGINIILAVGLNLIVGFSGQFSLGHAGFMAIGAYAAAIIGSKSPTYGAFFGAMVLGALISGAVALLVGIPTLRLKGDYLAVATLGVSEIIRIFIINGGSLTNGAAGILGIPNFTTWQMVYLFVIITTIATLNFLRSPIGRSTLSVREDEIAAESVGVNTTKIKIIAFVFGAITASIAGSLQAGFIGSVVPKDYTFINSINVLIIVVFGGLGSITGTIVSAIVLGILNMLLQDVASVRMIIYALALVLVMIFRPGGLLGTWELSLSRFFKKSKKEGQN
- a CDS encoding ABC transporter ATP-binding protein → MALLEVKQLTKHFGGLTAVGDVTLELNEGELVGLIGPNGAGKTTLFNLLTGVYEPSEGTVTLDGHLLNGKTPYKIASLGLSRTFQNIRLFKDLTVLENVLIAFSNHHKQHVLASFLRLPAFYKNEEELKSKALDLLKIFDLDGDADTLAKNLAYGQQRRLEIVRALATEPKILFLDEPAAGMNPQETAELTELIRRIKDEFKITIMLIEHDMNLVMEVTERIYVLEYGRLIAQGTPDEIKTNKRVIEAYLGGEA
- a CDS encoding ATP-dependent Clp protease proteolytic subunit is translated as MIPVVIEQTSRGERSYDIYSRLLKDRIIMLTGPVEDNMANSVIAQLLFLDAQDSTKDIYLYVNTPGGSVSAGLAIVDTMNFIRADVQTIVMGMAASMGTIIASSGAKGKRFMLPNAEYMIHQPMGGTGGGTQQTDMAIAAEHLLKTRKTLEQILADNSGKTVEQIHVDAERDYWMSAQETLEYGFIDEIMVNNSLS
- a CDS encoding YlbG family protein; amino-acid sequence: MFEKVNRSGLIIYLYYNRDAKKLQEYGDICYHSKKHRYLQLYVPTEELDDLVERLGKERFIKKIRRCHIQELETPFVGNLYRNEENVII
- a CDS encoding NAD(P)/FAD-dependent oxidoreductase; this translates as MKHFDTIVIGGGPAGMMATISSSFYGQKTLLIEKNRKLGKKLAGTGGGRCNVTNNGSLDDLLAGIPGNGRFLYSVFSQFDNHDIINFFTENGVKLKVEDHGRVFPATDKSRTIIEALEKKIIELGGQIATQTEIVSVKKIDDHFVLKSADQSFTCDKLIVTTGGKSYPSTGSTGFGHEIARHFKHTITELEAAESPLLTDLPHKALQGISLDDVTLSYGKHVITHDLLFTHFGLSGPAALRMSSFVKGGEVLSLDVLPQLSEKDLAAFLEENREKSLKNALKTLLPERLAEFLVQGYPEKVKQLTEKEREQLLQSIKALKIPVTGKMSLAKSFVTKGGVSLKEINPKTLESKLVPGLHFAGEVLDINAHTGGFNITSALCTGWVAGSNPISTK
- a CDS encoding ABC transporter substrate-binding protein, whose amino-acid sequence is MKKKFALSFVALASVALLAACGEVKSGASNAAGNSVDEKTIKIGFNFEETGAVAAYGTSEQKGAQLAVDEINAAGGIDGKQIEVVDKDNKSETAEAASVTTNLVTQSKVAAIVGPATSGATAAAVANATKAGVPLISPSATQDGLTKGQDYLFIGTFQDSFQGKIISNYVTNKLNAKKVVLYTDNASDYAKGIAKSFREAYKGEIVADETFVAGDTDFQAALTKMKGKDFDAIVVPGYYTEAGKIVNQARGMGIDKPIVGGDGFNGEEFVQQATAEKASNIYFISGFSTTVDVSEKAKAFLEAYRAKYNEEPSTFSALAYDSVYLVANAAKGAKNSGEIKDNLAKTKDFDGVTGQTSFDADHNTVKTAYMMTMNNGKVEAAEVVKP